A window from Peromyscus eremicus chromosome 1, PerEre_H2_v1, whole genome shotgun sequence encodes these proteins:
- the LOC131913469 gene encoding zinc finger protein 239-like yields the protein MELAARENPDGVKLLGNRTSKFPGALKSPLDCEAELQECPLLARPEQPAAGAKLLEQQYLYRSSSGPEEEAFAKTNDPIVPKAFRCRGCGLTVASLSDLIHHQSSHGCDRPYSCPECDKSFRRGSDLVKHYRVHTGEKPYPCPECGRCFSLSSNLTKHRRSHSGLRPHKCMECGEAFGRSADLAKHQRVHTGEKPYACAECGKTFRVSSNLIQHQRTHTGEKPYRCGLCGKSFSLSSNLLQHQRCHTGEKPYFCAWCGDSFGRSSYLLEHQRSHTGEKPYNCCECGKNFTNSSNCLRHQRTHNGEPPFRCLECGRGFSESTMFIEHQRIHLSQ from the coding sequence ATGGAACTTGCGGCTAGGGAGAATCCAGATGGGGTGAAGCTGCTGGGGAACCGGACATCAAAATTCCCGGGAGCCCTCAAGTCGCCCCTCGACTGCGAGGCTGAGCTGCAGGAGTGCCCTCTCCTGGCGCGGCCAGAGCAACCAGCCGCCGGGGCAAAGTTGCTGGAGCAGCAGTACCTATATAGGTCAAGCTCCGGCCCTGAGGAAGAAGCCTTTGCCAAGACCAATGATCCTATAGTCCCCAAAGCTTTCAGGTGCCGCGGTTGTGGGCTGACTGTAGCCAGCCTCTCTGACCTCATTCACCATCAAAGCAGCCATGGGTGTGACCGGCCTTACAGCTGTCCAGAGTGTGACAAAAGCTTCCGGCGTGGCTCAGATCTGGTTAAGCACTACAGGGTGCACACTGGTGAAAAACCTTACCCTTGCCCGGAATGTGGCCGTTGCTTCAGTCTCAGCTCTAATCTCACTAAACACCGGCGTTCTCACTCAGGTCTCCGGCCTCATAAGTGCATGGAGTGTGGAGAGGCCTTTGGCCGCAGTGCAGACCTAGCAAAACACCAGAGGGTGCACACTGGGGAGAAGCCCTATGCTTGTGCTGAATGTGGTAAGACTTTCAGGGTGAGCTCCAACCTGATTCAGCACCAGCGTACTCacactggtgagaaaccctaCCGCTGTGGACTCTGTGGCAAGAGTTTCAGCCTGAGCTCTAACCTTTTACAGCACCAACGCTGTCACACAGGTGAGAAACCCTACTTCTGTGCCTGGTGTGGAGACAGCTTTGGGCGCAGTTCCTACCTGCTGGAACACCAGCGTTCACACACAGGCGAGAAGCCCTACAATTGCTGTGAGTGTGGCAAGAACTTCACCAACAGCTCAAACTGCCTAAGGCACCAGCGCACTCACAATGGAGAACCGCCTTTCAGGTGTCTTGAGTGTGGACGTGGCTTTAGCGAGAGCACCATGTTCATTGAACACCAGCGCATTCACTTGAGCCAATAA